In one window of Candidatus Melainabacteria bacterium DNA:
- the hemE gene encoding uroporphyrinogen decarboxylase: MPTEHNKSCSTVSASLQQTDPLFLRACRRQTVDRTPVWLMRQAGRFQSEYRAIREKVSFLELCGTPELAAQVTVFAVDQLKVDAAIIFADILLPLVPLGVGLKFERGDGPVIERPIACCADVDNLKEFDVLDELGYVMEAIRLVVKELKPDIPLIGFAGAAFTLASYMIEGGSSRNFEKTKTFMYTQETAWHKLMGVLATMTANYLNAQIAAGARAVQLFDSWVGCLSPDDYRRFVAPHMKATIGGITPGVPVIHFGTGTATLLDAMKDAGGDVIGLDWRCELGRTWEGLGDVAVQGNLDPVVLLAEPKQIRHHVERIVNEAAGRPGHIFNLGHGILPMTPVENVKYLVELVKELTSTPSE, translated from the coding sequence ATGCCTACTGAGCACAATAAATCATGTTCTACGGTTTCTGCTTCACTTCAACAGACCGACCCTTTGTTTTTACGTGCTTGTCGGCGTCAGACGGTCGACAGAACTCCGGTCTGGTTAATGCGTCAAGCCGGTCGCTTTCAGAGCGAATATAGAGCGATCAGGGAGAAAGTAAGCTTTCTAGAATTGTGCGGAACGCCCGAGCTGGCTGCACAGGTTACAGTTTTTGCAGTTGATCAGCTGAAAGTCGATGCCGCAATTATATTTGCCGACATACTTTTACCACTGGTTCCGCTTGGTGTTGGTCTCAAATTCGAACGTGGAGATGGGCCCGTCATTGAGCGGCCCATTGCTTGTTGTGCTGACGTTGATAACCTGAAAGAGTTTGATGTGCTAGATGAGCTTGGTTATGTAATGGAAGCAATCAGGTTAGTCGTAAAGGAGCTCAAGCCTGATATCCCGTTGATTGGCTTTGCTGGAGCCGCTTTTACGTTGGCTTCCTACATGATAGAAGGTGGTTCATCTCGAAACTTTGAGAAGACAAAGACCTTCATGTATACGCAGGAAACCGCCTGGCATAAGTTAATGGGCGTGCTTGCCACTATGACCGCAAATTATTTGAACGCTCAGATTGCTGCTGGCGCGCGCGCGGTTCAGTTGTTTGATAGTTGGGTCGGATGTCTGAGTCCTGATGATTATCGGCGCTTTGTTGCACCACATATGAAGGCAACAATTGGTGGCATAACACCTGGCGTGCCGGTCATTCATTTCGGTACGGGAACTGCAACGCTGCTTGACGCGATGAAAGATGCCGGTGGCGATGTGATTGGTCTCGATTGGCGTTGTGAACTCGGACGTACGTGGGAAGGTCTAGGAGATGTAGCTGTGCAAGGCAATCTGGATCCGGTTGTTTTACTTGCCGAGCCGAAACAAATTCGCCATCACGTCGAACGTATCGTAAACGAGGCAGCTGGTAGACCGGGGCATATATTCAATCTCGGTCACGGAATTTTGCCGATGACGCCAGTTGAAAATGTGAAATACCTCGTCGAGCTAGTTAAAGAACTTACCAGCACGCCCTCTGAGTAA
- a CDS encoding glycoside hydrolase family 15 protein, which translates to MPRDLPVGNGTVLVNFDADYNLRDIYFPFVGKENQTVGHLNRFGVWVDGVFSWIGRDWIIDRRYVDESLVTNVVLRNDNLGLEITVNDAVEFFLYVFLRQISVRDLRGTNREVRLFFHHDFHLYEHEVGDTAFYDPRTQSVIHYKGSRYLLINGGTEGRSAVDQWAVGQKEMQGMEGTWRDAEDGILSGNSIAQGSVDSTVGISITVPAHGARSVYVWICFGYAYEKVVKLNRIVSERSPAKLLQRTQNYWKLWVNKESSDFQNLPESVVKLYKQSLLIIRSQIDDHGAVIAANDQDIAQFARDTYSYMWPRDGSLVTYALVKAGYREVGHSFFKFCLDVIGEDGYFLHKYNPDKTLASSWHPWVRDGNFDLPIQEDETALVLWALWQYFAKFRDVEFIRPLYRRLISNAGDFMCQHRDRETHLPLPSWDLWEERYGVHLFTVGAVVGGLQAAANFARAFGEQEQASTYEKAVDEIRVGMKQHLWNADEKRFCRMATRTETGYHLDMTLDASMYGVFAFGAMPVDDDMVVQTMSAMKERLWVRTEVGGLARYENDYYQQVSRDIENVPGNPWFVCTLWLAQYYIAKAKSLGELEQALQILVWVTEHALPSGVLAEQVDPYSDAPLSVSPLTWSHASFVACVCEYLEARTRLLA; encoded by the coding sequence ATGCCTAGAGATTTGCCGGTCGGAAACGGTACGGTGCTGGTGAATTTTGATGCCGATTATAATCTTCGAGATATCTACTTTCCATTTGTAGGTAAAGAAAATCAGACTGTTGGACATCTCAATCGTTTTGGTGTCTGGGTGGATGGTGTATTTTCCTGGATCGGGCGGGATTGGATCATCGATCGTAGGTACGTGGACGAATCACTGGTAACCAATGTTGTACTTAGAAACGACAATTTGGGGTTGGAGATTACCGTTAATGACGCAGTAGAATTTTTCCTCTATGTTTTCTTACGTCAGATTTCAGTCAGAGATCTGCGCGGAACAAACCGGGAAGTGCGGCTGTTTTTTCATCACGATTTTCATCTTTATGAACACGAGGTTGGAGACACCGCATTTTATGATCCTCGCACTCAGTCTGTAATCCACTATAAAGGAAGCCGCTATCTCTTGATCAATGGTGGCACCGAAGGTCGTTCGGCAGTAGATCAATGGGCTGTCGGGCAAAAAGAGATGCAGGGGATGGAAGGCACATGGCGTGATGCCGAGGACGGCATATTGAGCGGCAACTCTATCGCTCAGGGCTCTGTAGATTCAACAGTTGGCATATCAATTACTGTCCCCGCCCATGGTGCGCGGTCTGTATATGTGTGGATTTGTTTTGGATATGCATACGAGAAAGTCGTAAAGCTGAATCGCATAGTGAGCGAACGTTCCCCCGCTAAGTTGCTGCAGCGCACGCAGAACTATTGGAAGCTATGGGTTAATAAGGAGAGTTCAGATTTTCAAAATCTTCCTGAGTCTGTGGTTAAGCTGTACAAGCAAAGCCTTTTGATTATTCGCAGTCAAATTGACGATCATGGCGCGGTCATTGCGGCAAACGACCAGGACATTGCTCAGTTTGCGCGTGATACTTATTCCTATATGTGGCCGCGCGATGGTTCGCTTGTTACGTATGCGCTCGTAAAAGCAGGCTATCGTGAGGTGGGTCATTCGTTTTTCAAATTCTGTCTTGACGTAATTGGCGAAGACGGGTATTTCCTGCATAAGTACAATCCCGATAAAACTCTGGCATCGAGCTGGCATCCCTGGGTGCGGGACGGTAATTTTGATTTACCGATTCAGGAAGATGAAACGGCGCTTGTCCTCTGGGCGCTGTGGCAGTACTTTGCTAAATTCAGAGATGTTGAGTTCATTAGACCGTTATATCGTCGTTTGATTTCTAACGCCGGTGACTTTATGTGCCAGCATCGGGACCGTGAGACACACCTGCCTTTGCCTTCCTGGGACCTTTGGGAAGAGAGGTACGGCGTGCACCTGTTTACAGTTGGAGCGGTAGTGGGTGGATTGCAGGCCGCAGCCAACTTTGCCAGAGCCTTTGGCGAACAGGAACAAGCGTCCACCTATGAGAAGGCGGTTGATGAAATTAGAGTTGGCATGAAGCAACATTTGTGGAATGCTGACGAGAAACGTTTCTGTAGGATGGCCACACGCACAGAGACTGGCTATCATCTCGATATGACACTGGATGCGTCTATGTATGGTGTTTTCGCCTTTGGCGCGATGCCCGTAGATGATGACATGGTTGTCCAAACCATGAGTGCTATGAAGGAGCGGCTCTGGGTGCGGACCGAAGTCGGCGGTCTGGCTAGATACGAAAATGACTACTATCAGCAAGTATCCAGAGATATTGAGAACGTTCCTGGAAATCCCTGGTTTGTCTGCACTTTATGGCTGGCTCAATACTATATTGCTAAAGCTAAAAGTTTAGGAGAACTGGAGCAGGCACTGCAGATCCTCGTTTGGGTAACCGAGCATGCATTACCTTCGGGCGTGTTGGCTGAGCAGGTAGATCCATACAGCGATGCACCACTTTCGGTGTCGCCTTTGACGTGGAGCCATGCCTCATTTGTTGCGTGTGTATGTGAGTATCTCGAGGCTAGAACTCGATTGCTAGCCTGA
- a CDS encoding NAD(P)/FAD-dependent oxidoreductase, whose protein sequence is MDSLETIIIGAGPAGLSCALELQDCKIGYIVFEKSSRVGGQLWDMKSSVRNFVGGYSPGGELTAQRLVDLADVMKANVEFNANVEQVDLKLKTVVVNGHRHKAKYIVIATGCRLKELPLPGTSIFSDSVFYRTAGKEAEFAGKKVAVIGGGDSALIQCLELSQRSPQVHLIHRTSKLKARPDLVTAVRSNPKINLLLETEVDSLIGQKRLAGLQVISSRSGEVRDIEAECLLIKIGYMPNTEPFRGQVNMDSSGHIFIDQNCQTNVPGVFAVGDLTNPGYPRIAVAAGHGTMAAAHIRTLFEGSVKKLN, encoded by the coding sequence ATGGATTCCTTGGAAACGATCATCATCGGCGCCGGGCCCGCTGGGCTTAGTTGCGCATTAGAACTGCAAGACTGCAAGATTGGTTACATCGTCTTCGAGAAAAGCAGCCGCGTCGGTGGACAACTCTGGGACATGAAAAGTTCTGTTCGTAATTTCGTTGGCGGCTACAGCCCCGGTGGGGAACTGACAGCACAACGACTGGTCGACCTCGCCGATGTGATGAAGGCCAATGTTGAATTCAACGCCAATGTCGAACAGGTAGATTTGAAACTCAAAACAGTTGTAGTAAATGGGCACCGGCACAAGGCTAAATACATCGTCATCGCAACGGGCTGCAGGCTAAAAGAACTGCCGCTACCCGGGACTTCAATTTTCAGCGACTCAGTCTTCTATCGCACTGCTGGAAAGGAAGCAGAGTTCGCCGGAAAAAAAGTTGCTGTCATAGGTGGCGGTGACTCGGCCCTTATTCAATGCCTTGAACTATCACAGCGCTCGCCGCAGGTTCATCTAATCCATCGCACTAGCAAATTAAAAGCAAGACCGGACCTGGTCACCGCCGTGCGCAGTAATCCCAAAATCAACCTCTTGCTCGAGACAGAAGTCGACTCGTTAATTGGACAGAAAAGGCTGGCTGGTCTACAAGTAATATCCAGTCGCAGCGGTGAGGTCAGAGATATCGAGGCTGAATGCTTACTGATCAAGATTGGTTACATGCCGAACACAGAACCATTCCGGGGACAGGTAAACATGGATAGCAGCGGTCACATATTCATTGATCAAAACTGCCAAACTAATGTGCCGGGAGTATTTGCAGTTGGCGATCTGACGAACCCGGGATATCCGCGCATAGCAGTCGCGGCTGGACACGGGACCATGGCAGCGGCCCATATTCGAACATTGTTTGAAGGCTCCGTCAAAAAGCTAAACTGA
- a CDS encoding 4-hydroxy-3-methylbut-2-enyl diphosphate reductase: MNNSNYHRKGFGLKDEVQGDLKSAYESDLIGNLRSNGNTLTKNDITIKLAEAFGFCWGVDRAVSMAYETRKHFPDRQIWITNEIIHNPVVNSNLRDMNIAFVPVQSDGSKDFSGIKKGEVVILPAFGASVQEMQLLESKECEIVDTTCPWVSRVWNRVVKYERSDFTAIIHGKYNHEETVATSSRSKHYLIVQNLAEAEWVCNFILEGGDPKQFLQKFKQSCSNGFDPLRNLERVGIANQTTMLKGETEMIGKLFEKTMLRKYGPEKIDEHFLSPGDTICDATQERQDAMLKLVDDPLNLILVIGGFNSSNTGHLQEIAQSRGLRSYHIDGPDCLGPGNVIRHLEDGQMHVTSDWLPSGEIVIGVTAGASTPDQVVAEVLEKVFSSRLAPSQIGPA, from the coding sequence ATGAACAATTCTAATTATCATCGCAAGGGCTTTGGTCTCAAGGACGAAGTGCAGGGAGATTTGAAGTCCGCCTATGAGTCAGATCTAATCGGCAATCTGCGAAGTAATGGCAATACGCTGACAAAAAACGACATCACGATAAAGTTAGCTGAAGCGTTTGGATTCTGTTGGGGCGTTGATCGAGCTGTGTCTATGGCTTATGAGACTCGCAAGCACTTTCCCGACAGGCAGATTTGGATTACCAACGAGATTATTCACAACCCGGTTGTGAACAGTAATTTGCGGGATATGAATATCGCCTTTGTACCAGTCCAAAGCGATGGAAGCAAAGATTTTAGCGGCATTAAGAAGGGCGAGGTAGTTATCTTGCCCGCTTTTGGTGCGAGCGTACAAGAAATGCAGTTGCTTGAGTCGAAAGAATGCGAGATCGTAGATACAACGTGTCCCTGGGTATCCCGAGTCTGGAATCGTGTCGTCAAGTACGAAAGAAGTGACTTTACGGCAATTATTCACGGTAAATACAATCACGAAGAAACTGTTGCTACATCTTCGCGCTCGAAGCATTACCTGATTGTCCAAAATCTGGCGGAAGCAGAATGGGTTTGCAATTTTATTCTCGAAGGCGGAGACCCGAAGCAGTTTTTGCAGAAGTTCAAACAGTCTTGTTCCAACGGTTTTGATCCTCTCCGTAACCTCGAGCGCGTCGGTATTGCCAATCAGACGACGATGCTCAAAGGCGAGACGGAGATGATTGGCAAACTCTTTGAAAAAACAATGCTGCGTAAGTATGGACCTGAAAAGATCGACGAGCATTTTCTCAGTCCTGGTGACACCATATGCGATGCCACTCAGGAGCGGCAGGATGCTATGCTCAAATTGGTTGACGACCCACTCAACTTGATCCTCGTGATCGGTGGTTTCAATTCGTCTAACACCGGACATCTTCAGGAGATTGCTCAGAGCCGCGGTTTGCGCTCGTATCACATTGACGGTCCTGATTGTCTCGGACCTGGCAATGTGATTCGACATCTCGAAGATGGCCAGATGCACGTTACGAGCGATTGGTTGCCATCTGGAGAGATCGTAATCGGTGTGACGGCCGGCGCCTCGACTCCCGATCAGGTTGTGGCTGAGGTGCTTGAGAAAGTATTTTCTAGTAGGCTTGCACCAAGCCAGATCGGACCTGCGTGA
- a CDS encoding class I SAM-dependent methyltransferase, with product MVLHLCFARSGSISIKSDIAKVSTRCNLCNADDFQLVTFGQEHEYDNTTSDQFRVVKCNQCGLVYLNPRPDSSELSTIYPPNYYSYNQKALRDQANPNSILHKLRYKGFTAKIQKSLQLCGAGASQYDVLDIGCGDGHTLDLYQRHVGVKTYGVDFNLEALKIARANGHICYEGAFESAQLPVEKFDLVTATHVIEHVADPRQFLVKVHSVLRSDGILWLETPNIDSVEAQWFRQKHWGAYHFPRHWYFFSRASLTKLAAGAGFTPVFVDFVPNAIFWFWTFHSMLIEKFPRSRKFIDMLLPPIDFQRDTFANFVRICFFCIIDVIIKKVTGETSNMIIAFKKVEIPIPTPQSDFEESSAV from the coding sequence ATTGTTTTGCATCTTTGTTTTGCGAGGTCTGGTTCAATAAGTATCAAATCCGATATTGCTAAAGTGTCGACTCGTTGCAATCTTTGCAATGCGGATGATTTTCAGTTGGTGACCTTCGGACAGGAACATGAATACGACAACACAACATCTGATCAGTTTCGCGTAGTGAAGTGCAATCAGTGTGGATTGGTTTACTTGAACCCCCGGCCTGATAGTTCCGAGTTATCTACCATTTATCCGCCAAATTACTACTCCTACAACCAGAAAGCATTGCGAGATCAGGCTAATCCCAACTCGATTCTCCACAAGCTCAGATATAAGGGGTTTACCGCAAAAATTCAAAAATCTTTGCAGCTGTGTGGTGCAGGAGCCAGTCAGTATGACGTGTTGGATATTGGCTGTGGAGACGGGCACACTCTCGACTTATATCAGCGGCACGTTGGTGTAAAAACTTACGGGGTTGATTTCAATTTAGAGGCTCTTAAAATTGCCAGAGCCAACGGACACATCTGTTATGAAGGCGCATTTGAGAGCGCCCAATTACCTGTCGAAAAATTCGATCTGGTGACGGCGACGCATGTTATCGAGCACGTTGCCGATCCTCGGCAGTTTCTTGTTAAGGTACACTCGGTGCTTCGTTCTGATGGTATTTTGTGGCTGGAAACGCCGAACATCGACTCAGTAGAGGCTCAGTGGTTTCGGCAGAAACATTGGGGCGCCTACCACTTCCCTCGCCATTGGTATTTCTTTTCTCGAGCGTCGTTGACGAAATTAGCCGCCGGTGCTGGCTTTACGCCTGTATTTGTTGATTTCGTTCCAAACGCTATTTTTTGGTTCTGGACGTTTCACTCGATGTTGATTGAAAAATTTCCTCGGTCCCGAAAATTTATCGATATGCTTCTTCCTCCTATAGATTTTCAAAGAGACACCTTTGCCAACTTTGTTCGAATCTGCTTCTTCTGCATTATCGATGTAATCATCAAGAAGGTGACGGGCGAAACCTCCAATATGATTATTGCGTTTAAAAAAGTTGAGATTCCAATTCCTACTCCTCAGTCAGACTTTGAAGAGTCATCCGCAGTCTGA
- the hemG gene encoding protoporphyrinogen oxidase, translated as MKVVIVGSGISGLTTAFSLLRNNPDLDVKILEADNRIGGTISTRLESGCVIEEGPDSFLTTKPWALELCNLLNLQGQILQTNDANRRALIALNDELLPLPEGFMLLAPTKIYPFLDSKILSLNSKLNGAMEIFKAPAKDIGDETLKEFAVRRFGQEMFERIIQPMVAGIYTGDPDKLSAAATIPQFVEMEKNFGSVGKAFLNNAVSKSSDSGARYSAFITLKSGLQTLVEALTAAIGSERIELGCRVEKLTPADGKWKVNCSDGRHFDADAVVLAASARALSAIIRSTDDALAEALGRVEYSSCAVLNMLFDACHIGRALDGFGLVVPEIEKKKIIACSFASTKFAGRAPAGMALVRVFLGGELHPEIFALSDGDMIQAALHDLRTYLKISHFPRKIWIKRWTKAMPQYTVGHLALVERLKARFGQHQGLVWTGSALSGVGIPDCVRAGFDAAVSVQELTKNSQKSPALV; from the coding sequence ATGAAAGTTGTGATTGTCGGCAGTGGAATATCGGGATTAACTACCGCATTTTCCCTTCTGCGTAATAATCCTGACCTCGATGTGAAGATTCTCGAGGCCGACAATCGCATTGGTGGGACCATCTCAACGCGTCTTGAGAGTGGTTGTGTGATCGAGGAAGGTCCAGACTCTTTTTTAACTACGAAACCCTGGGCTCTCGAGCTTTGTAATTTGCTAAATCTGCAAGGTCAAATACTGCAAACTAATGATGCGAATCGTCGGGCCTTGATCGCTCTTAATGATGAGTTGTTGCCTCTTCCAGAGGGCTTTATGTTGCTGGCTCCAACTAAAATATACCCGTTTCTCGATTCGAAAATTCTCTCTTTGAACAGTAAGCTCAATGGCGCCATGGAAATCTTCAAGGCGCCCGCAAAGGACATCGGCGATGAGACGCTAAAGGAGTTTGCTGTGCGTCGATTCGGACAGGAGATGTTCGAGCGCATAATTCAGCCTATGGTGGCAGGTATTTATACCGGGGATCCCGATAAATTGAGTGCAGCTGCTACTATTCCTCAATTTGTCGAGATGGAAAAGAACTTCGGCAGTGTCGGGAAAGCATTTTTAAATAATGCTGTTTCAAAATCATCCGATAGTGGTGCCAGATACAGTGCATTTATTACTTTGAAGTCCGGCTTGCAGACCCTTGTAGAGGCTCTTACTGCAGCTATCGGTAGTGAAAGAATAGAATTGGGATGCCGGGTTGAAAAACTGACTCCTGCCGATGGAAAGTGGAAAGTCAATTGTAGTGATGGGCGTCATTTCGATGCTGATGCAGTTGTTTTGGCAGCCTCCGCCAGGGCGTTGAGCGCAATTATTCGATCAACAGATGATGCACTGGCTGAGGCCCTCGGTCGGGTTGAATATAGTTCGTGCGCGGTTCTCAACATGCTATTTGATGCATGTCATATCGGGCGAGCTCTCGACGGATTCGGTCTGGTCGTACCTGAGATCGAGAAGAAGAAAATAATTGCCTGTAGTTTCGCCAGTACAAAGTTTGCCGGGCGAGCGCCTGCTGGAATGGCGTTAGTGCGAGTTTTCTTGGGTGGCGAGCTGCATCCTGAAATATTTGCTTTGAGTGATGGCGATATGATTCAAGCCGCTTTGCATGACTTGAGGACTTACTTGAAGATCAGTCACTTCCCTCGCAAGATTTGGATAAAGCGATGGACTAAGGCCATGCCACAGTATACGGTGGGTCATCTAGCGCTGGTAGAGAGACTGAAGGCACGGTTTGGTCAACATCAAGGACTTGTCTGGACGGGCAGTGCCCTCAGTGGAGTAGGCATCCCTGATTGTGTGCGTGCAGGCTTCGACGCGGCCGTTTCTGTGCAAGAATTGACCAAGAATAGTCAGAAGTCGCCAGCTTTGGTCTAA
- a CDS encoding tetratricopeptide repeat protein, with protein MTMKWETLSKQAETSYQQGNFADAESMWLAALEETRNMAADDLRVALTVDCLADVMTRQSKIVIAELFYKQSVHLRTQILGADHLAVAASLNNLAKSYYLQGKFNLAEPLTLRFVQIYEEKLGEKHTDVATGLHNLATLYHMQGKYREAEPVYKKALKIRQKALGEDHPDTIKLMKNLASLMQSTRRAAEAEDLNAKAVGLISGSWKALPPPDESENLMRNE; from the coding sequence ATGACTATGAAATGGGAAACCTTGAGTAAGCAGGCTGAGACCTCGTATCAACAAGGAAACTTTGCAGACGCTGAATCTATGTGGCTGGCAGCACTGGAAGAGACCAGAAATATGGCTGCTGACGATTTGAGAGTGGCTTTGACCGTTGATTGTCTAGCCGATGTCATGACACGTCAGTCAAAAATCGTCATAGCGGAGCTGTTTTATAAGCAGTCTGTGCACCTGAGAACGCAGATTCTTGGAGCTGATCACCTGGCAGTAGCTGCAAGTTTAAATAATCTTGCTAAATCCTATTATTTGCAGGGGAAGTTTAATTTGGCGGAGCCGCTTACACTCCGCTTTGTACAAATTTACGAAGAAAAACTCGGTGAGAAGCATACGGATGTCGCCACCGGATTGCATAATCTTGCCACGCTTTACCATATGCAGGGCAAGTATCGTGAGGCTGAGCCCGTCTACAAGAAAGCTCTGAAAATCAGACAGAAAGCTCTTGGTGAAGATCATCCGGACACGATAAAGTTGATGAAAAATCTTGCCAGTCTGATGCAATCAACTCGTCGTGCCGCTGAGGCCGAAGATTTAAACGCCAAAGCCGTCGGACTAATTTCGGGAAGTTGGAAGGCCCTTCCTCCTCCCGATGAGAGTGAAAATTTGATGCGTAATGAATAG
- a CDS encoding HAD family phosphatase, with product MLQIQGLIFDMDGVLLDSEPLHLQAYQELLQTFGITFTEDDNHPFLGRTDLELAEHLICKHQLSMDAWQLVARKEENLARLFSTSIEPMPGVLNVLKKARELSLPCAVASSATLPTIELIVEKLDIAAYFQTLTSGDEVPHGKPAPDVYLLAAKRIGVLPINCLVVEDSFNGVLAAKAAGMKCIAIPCPTTRHQDHTKADKILGTLESLNLDDWLKPASDNSE from the coding sequence ATGCTTCAGATTCAGGGTCTGATTTTCGATATGGATGGTGTCCTTTTGGATTCTGAACCACTCCATTTGCAGGCTTATCAGGAGCTTCTCCAAACTTTTGGTATCACTTTTACTGAAGACGACAATCATCCATTCCTGGGTCGCACTGATCTGGAACTTGCCGAACATTTAATATGTAAACATCAACTGTCCATGGACGCTTGGCAGCTTGTTGCCCGGAAGGAAGAAAACCTGGCTCGATTGTTTTCAACAAGCATCGAGCCCATGCCCGGCGTTTTGAATGTATTGAAAAAAGCGAGAGAACTATCACTTCCCTGCGCTGTTGCTTCATCTGCCACTTTACCCACGATCGAACTGATTGTTGAAAAGCTCGACATCGCAGCATATTTCCAAACGTTAACTTCCGGAGATGAAGTGCCTCATGGAAAGCCAGCGCCAGATGTTTATCTGTTGGCTGCCAAAAGAATTGGAGTTTTACCGATAAACTGTTTAGTTGTGGAAGACTCCTTCAACGGAGTTTTGGCTGCAAAAGCAGCTGGTATGAAGTGCATCGCGATTCCATGTCCGACCACGCGACATCAAGATCACACAAAAGCTGACAAAATCTTAGGTACACTGGAGTCCCTGAATCTAGATGACTGGCTCAAACCAGCTTCTGATAACTCTGAATAA
- a CDS encoding glycosyltransferase family 2 protein, whose translation MTKPFALSVVMITLNEEESISSVVNNINAVAKPLEILVVDSSTDNTADRAAALGCRVIRQFPPQGYGPALALALKEAVGDVIVTIDCDNTYPTEAIPILWQLITDGYDIVSASRMIHRPRAMPWPNYLANTIFAKLADIICGVKTTDVHTGMRAYRKSLLNAFNYDPHGMALPVELLVGPVSQGFKFKEIAIDYFERTGNSKLEPLPGTFWTLKRLWKWRRGR comes from the coding sequence TTGACAAAACCTTTTGCACTATCAGTGGTGATGATTACCCTCAACGAAGAGGAGTCAATAAGTTCGGTCGTCAATAATATCAATGCCGTAGCAAAACCACTGGAAATTCTCGTCGTCGACAGCAGCACAGACAATACAGCCGACAGGGCTGCAGCGCTTGGATGTCGAGTCATACGGCAATTTCCCCCTCAGGGTTATGGACCCGCCTTAGCTCTTGCTCTCAAAGAAGCAGTCGGAGATGTTATTGTCACAATTGACTGCGATAACACCTATCCAACTGAAGCTATCCCAATCCTCTGGCAATTAATTACTGATGGCTATGACATTGTCTCTGCATCCAGGATGATCCACAGACCGAGGGCGATGCCCTGGCCGAATTACCTGGCAAACACGATTTTTGCCAAACTAGCCGACATTATATGCGGTGTCAAAACAACAGACGTGCACACTGGTATGCGAGCCTACAGAAAGTCGCTGCTGAATGCATTCAACTACGATCCCCATGGTATGGCTCTTCCGGTTGAACTACTCGTAGGACCAGTTTCTCAGGGCTTCAAGTTCAAAGAAATAGCAATCGATTATTTTGAACGAACAGGAAATTCCAAATTAGAACCACTGCCAGGCACATTTTGGACACTCAAGAGATTGTGGAAGTGGCGCCGAGGCAGGTGA
- the queD gene encoding 6-carboxytetrahydropterin synthase QueD: MYQVTREIHFCYGHRLLNYSGKCKNLHGHNGVAVITIESEELDGLGMVIDFSDIKAVVSQWIDDNLDHRMILMEEDPLLPLLRQQNEPVFVMKANPTAENIARLIFDVVAENGFPVTKVTLWETTSCFATYGRQ, from the coding sequence ATGTATCAAGTCACTCGAGAAATACACTTCTGCTACGGTCACAGACTACTCAACTACTCAGGTAAGTGCAAAAATCTGCATGGGCACAACGGCGTGGCCGTGATCACAATAGAGTCTGAAGAACTCGATGGTTTGGGTATGGTAATCGACTTTTCAGATATAAAAGCCGTAGTCTCGCAGTGGATAGATGACAACCTGGATCACCGAATGATTCTCATGGAAGAGGATCCTTTGCTGCCACTACTTCGACAACAGAACGAGCCTGTCTTTGTGATGAAAGCCAATCCAACTGCTGAAAACATTGCCAGGTTAATTTTCGACGTTGTTGCAGAGAATGGATTCCCTGTCACCAAAGTAACGTTGTGGGAAACGACCTCTTGCTTTGCTACTTACGGTCGGCAGTAA